aaaaaaaactggccgCAGTAAATCCTGCTCTTTCTCGAATCGCCTGTGGGTCGCACCCACGCCTCCCGATGATAGGATGCCTCACTACCTGGCAACTAGTATTTTCTCCACCTCTGCTGCCACTTCTCAAGCACacgcactacacacacacacacacacacgcgcaaacacacacacacacacactctctctctcttgctttggTACACTCTTATCGAGCTACTATTTTATGATGTACTTGACACTGGAATTCACGAAAAACTTATACATGAAGGCGGTTTTCGGAGAGTAACCGACGGAGCAGAGGACTAATGGGGGGGGTGGCTGCAAGCTACTGGAATACCACCGGCGTTTGCTTATCCCGAATACACCCGAATTTCTCGCGCACAAACGCACTGGGCCGTGTAAATGCACTTTGATCGGTTTCGCTGCTGGTTAATTTGCAACACAACGTTCACGCGTTCACCACTGCTGGCTATCTTGCGTATCAAATGGATTACTACTGCTacgttggctggttggctggctgggttgGGGTGGCACCACCGGTGGAGATGTTCGATGCTGCTCAATGCTCGAGATGTGCGCGAGAGAAGAAGCGCGCGATGAGCTACTGCTGGGGCTGTTTGTGTTTCTCTCCTGTTGCCTGCTTGTTTAGCCCACAAAACCGCTCTTTGGCTCCGCTTGTTACCACTTGCTTGCTGATTCGATTCGGCCAAAAATAGCCCGagaaaacgcacacacaatcacgCGCAGTCAggaggctgatgatgataccacCTTTAGAGCTTCGGCTCAATCAATAATCTCACATTTAGCTAGACCCTTTTGCTGGTCAACTGCGCTGCTAACAATTGGCGATGCCCAGGCACCGGAAGCGATGATCTCAGATCGTAGAACGTAGGATATTATGCATAAGCATAAGCGGGAAGACGGACACGGGATCGTGTCTCAGCATAGACTGCACTGACGGAAGGACTGACGTCGACGATTACTGGCTTGTAAcaatggcaacggcaacggcaactaAAGTGTTAACGGTACTCCGGGAGCAACACGTGCACTACTCGGCTATGCGACTGAACCGCTTGAAATCCACAGATCGAAAGAGGCGTGCGCCCGCGAATGTCATTACTAAAATACCttgccaccaacacacgcatGCTCTGCTCCGGccgcgagtgagcgagcgcgagagagcgagagtacaagagcgagagcgaaaccgAACGGGACAGTCGGGCCCTACTCAACGGCtaaaggaagggggagagggggtccTGGATGGTGGTCGTCTCCACTGCCACCGGCGAACCAATAAAGCGGTGCGTCTGTAGTGGTGCCGTTtaggggaaaggggaatgaGAGGAAGCGGGGAGCGAGTggagcccccctcccctcccctacccTCTCAATGGTATCGTCTCGTTGTTggaggaaaatgtggaaaataacGTGACTTCCGCTACGTAAGCGCCACCTCGCCTGTCTCACGTTCCTGTCCGCGCTTCCGGCGGTGCACGTTTCTGGTACCGATATGTTGGCGGCTGTGGCGTTGGCCAACTGCTCACTCACACCGGTTAGCATGGCAGCAGAATCATTCACTTCTCGCATGTGACCGCgtgtcacgccacgccagacAGACGGAGGCGGGCCCGGTATGGTATGCGAGCAAACGGTGAAGCAGACGAAGCCAACGCAGACGATGGAGCAAGAGTTAGGTACTGATAAGAAAACAGATTGTGGATTGTGAAGGAAAATACATGCATCGTGTACCccacaggagaaggaggaggactagcggcaggagcagcagtgcCCGGAGAATGTAAGGTATTTTCCAATAGATCGCATAGTATCGCATTATCCGATCCCGGGGATCCACTTGTTTGGTTTCCATTGTCTCCGATCACGAGGATGTGCACATCGTTCCGCGATAAAAGGTCACGGGAAGGAGTGGGTGTGCTGGGAGCATTCAGAAACACTACTCCTTCCTAAGTTCGTTTGATGACCTTTCTTGTGGGCACTGTGTTATGCAAACGGAACGGGCGATTGCGACTGGCCCTCGCCTGGCTATATAACAATTGTAGGCATTAAGCCCGTCGAGGGTATTGATAACACGTGCGCCTAGTACCGTAAGTACCATCGATCCAACTAACCGAGTTGCCAAAACGTCGATCCAAAGGGCAGGCAATATGACCGTTGCACACGTGCGCAATCCGTGATTTACAATGTCGCTGCCCGTAAGGACCATTGGCATTGCTAGAGCGTATGACGCTTCCAGCGCTTGATCGCAATACCGCGGTaaatagaaatgaaaccaaaaacaaaaaacatatcTCGGTAAACAGTCGCCATCGTTGAAAGTGCTGATTGGGCAGATGAGTAAGCGAACAAATTGCGCggttttctttcggtttttatttctAAAGTAATTGTCACATTTTCATAAAGACTCTACGATAAACCGGTGAATGGTGCAGATGTGCAAAAGTGGTCTCATGGGCATTCCATCGCAAGCTGCATCAATAACACGCAAAACTGTGATTAACGGAATCTTGTCTCGAACACCAGCGGGCTCGGCGTATGCATAGTTCGCTAACGTGGCAGGCAGTATATGCCTCATCGAGGTCGTCGCTCTCACGGCTGTCCGATGAGTCAAACAACGTGCATGTCAATATCGATATGTTGTCTGACCGAAGAATGGCATGGAATTGATACTGTAACCTTCTAGGATAGCTCTGGGGAGGGATAAGGGATGAGTAACTGGAATGGACGTGTTGGTATTTGGCTCTAGTTGCACTAGTTGCAGTAAAGATGGGTCATCGATGGTAGTCATGGCATACTAGGCCTGTCGGCTCGCTTGTTACTTAGATCTTCAGTTTTGACGAACACTTCACACGGATCACTGTTCGAGAATTTCAAAACGACTGGCCATCGGAATCGGTGTTTGTGTAGGAACGGGTCTGTGATGATAGATGGGTGCTTTATCATCACTCAGCAACGTCATCAACCAGATTGGAAGATATTTGTCCCAAATGGGCCTAAATGTCACATGAGTCAAATGTACCCCCTTCACGTGCCCTCGTGATCTGCGATAGCAATTGATTACCGCTGGTGATAAGAGCTACCGGTGCACACTAGGAATTCCCAGTGAAGATAAGTGTCTACCTATCGCCTGTCCTGGAGTGAATGATTAACTAGGACTTagtatgtctgtgtgtcagCATTACGTTATCGGATGCCAACAAATCAGTAGCACAGgttttctgaaaaaaaaaattgaaaaccccTAATACTAAATCGATAATCAAATATTATTTGatgcaaggtactttaaaaagacaggtagctttatccagaacaaatccccgattttattttagaaaaaacttcagagtttgacattcacgggatggtgggatgtttacttcgggaacgctcttttcggagctgttttcgcttttccgtggtattacgacagttaaaattcacgaaaagtggcaggaaagttgaagtttatgcaaatattcccaaaattctttcaatagtttcaatatggtatcggtccgtaggtcttgccacccggcctagaacaagagctagctagcgttcctggaccgtgctcactcgctgtaaaacacaactcggtcgctcgaatgatcttaaatcgagagatgaatcatttaaacattcgaaaaagagtgaaatcaagtactttccctgataaaaccaccaaacttgcccacatcttcttcttcttcttcttgaaactcacgtggttttgttgataaaaagcgccctgctatgaatgtcaaacaaattgaaaatggtgacctgtcaaagcggttaagatgctacctgtctttttaaagtaccttgattTGATGTTAACTTTCAACATCCACCTGCAGCAGGGGAAGCGACCGCTTTTGTTGCGACTTCTTATTCTGTTCCTTTATCCGCATCAATTGCAACTTTGTACTCCCGATATGTTGATCCCTTAGCACCGCTACCACGAATCGGCGTACTGTGTCGCCCCCTGGACCGCATTCTCCCCTAATGCTGGTACATTAAAAGCTTAGCCTACGCGGTCTCTACCGAGAACGTGACGCGCAAAACGAGGAAATCGGATATcttaataaaaagaagaaaaaaaaaccaagactaaaaacaagaaacgatGGAAAGATAAACCCCAGACACCGGACCATAATGCCCGGCGCACTGCACGTGCTCGCACCGCGTTCCCggcattgttgttgtgtggggCCGCTTGGGGTGCTATGGCCCCAAGCGGTCCCACATTGGCACGACACATCATCGATGGGtctgagaaagagaagaggaagaaaaaaatccgcTCACAGAAATACAAAACACGTTCTTTCAATGTCACGTAATGTCATTTACCTCTTTGCTGCTTTGTGCAAAAGTGGTTTCTACCGTTTTGATCGGAAGCGGCCCGCAGACGCTGATAGTTTGCGTGTCCAGATATTAAGAGTGCGATCACCACAAAAAACTTGCTAGCCATTCATTGTAAAAAACCACTAAAAATGCCGACCACAACCCCCGTTAAGCTAGAGACAGGATAAAGATAAATATCTTCGACCAATTAATAGGTGCTTCAACACTAAAAATACTACAGGGATAGAAAACGAATAATTTAGCACTGCTTAAACGGAGCCTAGCTTTTCTCAATCGTCTTCcatataccaggtgtatgcatatgaaaccgccctccgtgttcttatagctatatctcagccaaatggaaccgtagaaccgttctcaatgtttcattttgttcgttcggcatctgttaatcaaaatcggtgcgcaatagttctaatttcacactacaaccaatattttcattgtgtacaaaatggcaagttccgtccttaaaaactgcaaaatgccgacatcgatcattttctgcctctattttcaaaattaggcgatagaatcgcatcaaatgcttatcgaagcttatggttagcatgctctttatgaaacatAGTGCAAAGAgttgtttaaaaaattaaaaaatggcgattttgatgtgacaaacgaaaatcgcgaaaaaccaccaaaaactttacaagacaccgaattgcattccgtattgggcgaaacggttattagtgagTTATACAAATaacacttaatcgatttggatcgtgaaatccgcataaatcgaccggaatatcgaaattgataaaacagaccgattttgctcgatgaaaatgctccgccacaccgcggaaaaccggccaagaagactatacaagacctgaattgggatcatttatcgcttgcggcttactcaccagacttggctctgtcgaatcaacactcatttgcatcgttgggacagatcCTGGCCGAGcaacgcttccattcttataaaagttcgaaaaaatcgacctgtaattggttcgaaacaaaagatcgactttttttttggcgaggtatttgtaaattgcctaaaagataggaaaaatgtatagctaactattgccatttctttgaagaataagagtttctccattttcgtagaataaacattttttcttgataaaaaaaaaagcggtttcatatgcatacacctggtattaCTCGTGTTGTTGGTTCAGAATGCATACAAAAACCGAATGTTGTTGAAGGTGTGGCCAACACGTTCATGTAGCCTGATTTCAGCGACTCGTGGTCAACCACGTTCCGCAGGTTGACAACCGTGATTCATCTAGCCTCGCGTCTGCAGGAAGCCAATCGCAACATTTTTGTGCAGCCagccatttattttttttaactgcATTTTCCATGAGTTTAGCAACGTGAGCAACCAGCCCGCGCAAGGCAAATGTCAAATGGCCAGATAAAGGTGGTTTGTTGCGTAGTCGCACCTGCTGGGTGTGCCTCGGTAACAATGCTCGAATTGTGCACTGCCACGTGCACGTGACGTCAATATCGATCTCTATCATAGGATGGGTTGTTCTGGCTGGGGTATCAGTTACAGGGTAGAAGcgaatttctctctctcctgtaaCAAGTTTCCTCCGCGGGTGTCGGCAGCCACTTGGTGCTGCGAGAAACGTGGTTTAGCATGTGGCTGAAGTCGTTGCGACACAAAATTACGCCAAGCTTGAGCTGATCCGAAGCTTTGGATTTGAAGAGTCTGCCCTCACACGGGTGTGCCACGTGTGCATTACTTTGCAGCAAGAACGGTAATAGAATCATTCAAAAGTGCTTCACCGCCTCTGACCATTATCAAGCGCCTCCTCATTTGCGGTGTGAGGTTCGTTTTCGATGATCAGAGCAATGGTTTACAACAACTTCTCCAGCTTGTTCCTTGATAAGGCAAGCCGCGCCTCTTGTCTCGAAAAAATATTAGTGAAAATCCGGTCAATTTTTTTCCGATAACGGCTACCACTGATTGCAACCGGATTTATCGGAGTGACTAGCGCAACTCGCAACCAGATGTTTACTCCTTAGTTAGCGGTACATGTCAGGACTTTCGGGTTTATCTTTATCGAAGCTCCAAATACTGGCAGACTCTTTGTGGTTCGTGGAACACGTGATCAATCgcgattgtatttttttgtaaCGTATTGTGAtacgcttgtttttttttgcctaatTAAATGTTATGgtatttttgattttatttaagTTCTTAATTTGATAGCCTTAAGATTGTCAGGAATGTGGCTGTGTTGCTCTAGTCATTCGAAAAATGTTAATGGTGTCTCGAGCACGCACTTTAACATCGGTGATTTTGCACACGAACACGCGGACATAAGCGGTTGATCTTGtttcaattgaaataaaaatcgaTCCACGTGCCTGGTTACAATTAGGCGAAGGTTGAAATTGGGCAAAAAGTTGCCAGCCATATCAGTGTCCGGCGTGTGTTCACTATCTAGCTTCTTATCAGGCAAACATGGACCCAGGATGACTAGACGAAATGTTGTGTTGAGATTCGATGCTGAAAATACGGCCAGACGTGTTACACAACCCGTCGGTAATTCTAGTAATTTGCAGAAGTTAAACAATAAACTAAATAAGTGAAGTTTGTACATGTTGTAAAAAAATGGATTTACTCTGCCGCGATTTGGTACTTTCTTGGATGATCTTGGGTCTTAGGAATGTAAATTAGATCAGTAAGAAAGACAATCACGTCACTGACTAGCAAGAACAAGCCAGGCAGTAGGCCATGAAACCGAATCCTTCATTTTGTATACGGTACCGGTCACGTGTAGGCCCGCGTTAGAATGCGCATAACGACCAACAATGTGAACCATCACCAACCTCGTTTTACTTGGCAATTTTCACCCGCGGCCCCTTACCTAGAGCCGATTACCTACGTTGGTTCGCTGTGGTTAGCACCCGGCAACCATATGCTTCTTAACGTGATGTTACGGAAAAGGCGAAACCCACCTCATTCGTCCTATCATGCGTTCTTCTCAATACTCCCATCCCTACAGTCGCGGTCGTGTTAAGCAATGTGCGCTATTACTGTACTTGACGATATGGAGTCCTTCAGGGTTTACGATCAAACAATTaacacaatcaaacaaacttcTTTCCGTAATAAACATTCCACTTTTATAGCTATAAAgaaaatttttgttttataaacaaaaaataacattaGCAATGGCAACCGAAGAGAACTTTGGACCCAGGAAACATCTACAATGTATAGGGGTATTATTCAACAAGGATTAACTTCATTGCTTTAGTTCTTAAGGTAAAATATCAATTAAGAATACCCAGGGTGCTGACTCACAGGAGGGCAGCTAATTCAAGCAATCCTCTTCGAACAATCGACTGTTATTGATGTCACTTATCAGTTTCATTTGTGTCCAAATAACAAATGGATGATTAAGTTAGAAGTTCTTAAAATAGCACTACAATCTCGAGACCAGTGCCAAGTAAACTCGGCAAGCCAGCTTTGATACATCTTTGTAGCATGTGCGAACGCTGAAAAAATCATAGCTTGAAGAATCTTGTTTCTCTTAAATTATCAATCTGGCTTAGAGATAACCGCTATCAGGGCACCATTCTTGGTGCGTTTATTTTAGCTACAGAGGTCCGATAAGAACTATAGAAAAGTAGATCAACTGAGACAAGTTTGTAGGAATTTCGTGTCTAGTCTTCAATTTTGTCTAGATTTTCAATTTTGtcggagaaagaaagaacggtGTGGAACGGTATTTGAGGGGAGGTATAGGAATCCTTCACGTCAGGAAATAGCCAAATAGAACCCTAGAACACAGCTTGTTTGCCCAAATCTGTGATCTGTGACCAAACCCTTTCCAAATCATAAATATTAGGCAACAAATttgactttgccaatcatGAAGAAATGATTTAGAAAGGGTTTGGtggtaagatgatgatttggatTGGGAAACGGATTTTGTAGACACTCTTTACCCTGTATCGGTGCACCAGAATGCAGCATTGATGgttgtcatcatcaccaccatcgatcaaTTTGATCTTCATCTCTCTCAGCGTGAGGTTTAGCGTTTACTCAAGGTTTACTAaagtttgataatttttatATATTTAATAACCTTTTATTAGTTTAGGATGTAATAACCTCCATGTCCctttgtgtttctgtgttctaAAGCGATTTAAAGATGGTCGAAGGAGGCCCCAAAGTAGTGCAGGGGAGAAACCGAGCGGTTGGCTTGGCGTTTATTCCGTGCTGCGGGGCTGCGGAAGGTCCTCAGAGCGGTGTCCAGCGGGATGGTGTTCGTCCTTCTGGGGCCAGGGTTTTGGTCCGAGGCGTGTGGAGGTCCCTTAGAACCGATCGATCTCCGCCTGACTTTGGGGTACTTTTTTACTGCCCTTGAAATCCAGAACAAGCCTTGCCGTACCCAGGAAGCGGTCTCTCTGGTATGGCCAAAGTATGGTGAAAGGGttgagaatcctttttcgttgttccttggcctttttggggatcttgctATAGCACCCCCTCCCGCGGGGAGAGCCAGAtggataaataaaaaaagtatggccaaaaataaaaaacgttCAATCCCTCAATCTTTCAATCCCTCAATTTTTTGAGGACTTCttggtgagtttggtgagtTTGATCAAACGagcctctccctctctcgcacgaagagtgagcgagaggcGACATTTATATTAACTTATACTTACGGGTCGAGAAGTTCGGTAGATTTTTGCACGTTAGTTTTCGTCACTTTTTGCTCTTTTTGCACGTTTTTTAAAAGTTTAAGCTCAGACTTAGAAGAAAACATTGGAAATCCAATATCCAGAAAGTGACTATGTGAAAAAAATTTCCGTTTTCACGCAGTACTCCATGGTAATAAAATCAACTCTACCCTCAAAACCACCCCACGTGAAAAACGGCtatcaaaaaccaccaaaacaTACCCAAACCGAGGAAGTTGCGAAAAGTTGAGAAACCTTTTCTATTTAACCCGGATAGAGCAAAATCGAACTACAGCTGAAGACGGTTCATCGTAGGGCACAGGTAAAGTACCAATAATGTTATACTTTCGTGGAACCCTTCCTTACTTGTTGAGTTATGTAACCATAACTTGCGGGCTTACGAATTAATGGAGttttcctttgccttttcAGCGCTATGGGTAATACGGTATCGGCAGCGGAGCTTGTCGCTTCGAACATTGTTCCTAACACGGCAACAAAAGCAGAAGAACCGGCACTACCGAAAGGCCATCCACCCGTTGGCGATAAACATGGCATGACGGGAAATCCGCCTCCGGAGTGTCCGATGCATCAGAAGCAAGAGATCAAAGAACAGCCGGTGCTTGTATCAGAATGCCCGGTTAAGCATGACGGTGGCGATGTTAACCCGCTGAACATGATGCCTCCCGCTAACCAGAATCCATCACCGGGACAACCGTTCCCGTTACCGACCGATCGACAGGTATCGACGATCCCGAaagccaccaccgatggtaaGCAGGAGTTCTGGGTGTATCCCAGCCAGCAAATGTTTTGGAATGCCATGCTCCGCAAAGGGTGGCGCTGGGAAAAGGACGATATTGCGCCGAAGGATATGGACGATATAATCAAGATACACAATGCCAACAACGAGCAAGCTTGGCAGGAAGTGTTGAAATGGGAGGCGCTACATGCACGCGAGTGCGGCAATCCTCGCTTGAAGAGCTTCGGAGGAAAAGCTACGGATTTCAGCCCGAGAGCAAAAATCCGAAACATGATGGGATACGAACTGCCCTTTGATCGCCATGATTGGATCATTGATCGCTGTGGAAAGGATGTGCGATATATCATCGATTACTACGACGGCGGAATGGTTGATGAGAAGTACAAATTCGCGCTGCTCGATGTAAGACCGGCAATGGATTCGTTTGAAAACGTTTGGGATCGCATGAAGGTGGCCTATATGAGATGGAAGTTTGAGCTGGAAGACAAAATCAAAGAGCTGAAGAATTAACGCACCGTTAAGTACGCCATAGTTCTGTGGATTCACCTTTTGCATAACTTTAAATTAACTCCCTTGCTATTTTAAGGACTATGAAACCGGATTAGCCAGATGCGTGTTCGATATTCGAAATAAACGTAGacacttttttgctttttaagtTATCGACCATCCCGTTGAAAAAGGAATAAAGTAATCCTGAACCAAAAAAGCTCGTTCTTGGTAATTAAATCCGGGCATCCGGGTATCGCCAGCATCAGACACAGCCCTGCACAGCTGTCATCGGGAAATCTTTGTTTACACTTTTTGCCGGGGCACGTTttggagagaaagaacgaCCGCG
The sequence above is a segment of the Anopheles darlingi chromosome 2, idAnoDarlMG_H_01, whole genome shotgun sequence genome. Coding sequences within it:
- the LOC125952608 gene encoding holocytochrome c-type synthase codes for the protein MGNTVSAAELVASNIVPNTATKAEEPALPKGHPPVGDKHGMTGNPPPECPMHQKQEIKEQPVLVSECPVKHDGGDVNPLNMMPPANQNPSPGQPFPLPTDRQVSTIPKATTDGKQEFWVYPSQQMFWNAMLRKGWRWEKDDIAPKDMDDIIKIHNANNEQAWQEVLKWEALHARECGNPRLKSFGGKATDFSPRAKIRNMMGYELPFDRHDWIIDRCGKDVRYIIDYYDGGMVDEKYKFALLDVRPAMDSFENVWDRMKVAYMRWKFELEDKIKELKN